In Salinirussus salinus, the following proteins share a genomic window:
- a CDS encoding prenyltransferase: MSDVGERLAAFAPSDQSFFGYLFWLSRPRFWLYLAGPVVVGVVYAADSPAEFFQPLALALFAWFLIPANLFLYGVNDIFDVDIDEKNPKKGEGGREVQYTGDGIVVMVVYLAGAVGTLFGFALTIQGIYALAAFYFLAVEYSAPPLRFKTTPFLDSLSNGLYVLPGVVAYIAIAGESPPLLAVAGGWLWTMGMHTFSAVPDIEPDREAGIDTTATVLGERPTLVYCGAVWLAAAVLMGLLHPFLGAVFGAYPVLTVLFALSSVSVDRAYWWFPVINTVAGAALTMGGVWVVLNG; encoded by the coding sequence ATGAGCGACGTCGGCGAGCGGCTGGCGGCGTTTGCCCCTTCCGACCAGTCGTTTTTCGGTTACCTGTTCTGGCTCTCGCGGCCCCGCTTCTGGCTGTATCTCGCCGGCCCCGTCGTCGTCGGCGTCGTCTACGCCGCCGACTCCCCGGCGGAGTTCTTCCAGCCGCTCGCGCTCGCGCTGTTCGCGTGGTTTCTGATTCCCGCGAACCTGTTTCTGTACGGTGTCAACGACATCTTCGACGTCGATATCGACGAGAAGAATCCCAAGAAAGGCGAGGGCGGCCGGGAGGTCCAGTACACCGGCGACGGGATCGTCGTGATGGTGGTCTACCTGGCCGGTGCCGTCGGGACCCTCTTCGGCTTCGCGCTCACCATCCAGGGGATCTACGCGCTCGCCGCGTTCTACTTCCTCGCGGTGGAGTACAGCGCCCCGCCGCTGCGGTTCAAGACCACGCCCTTCCTGGACTCGCTGTCGAACGGGCTGTACGTCCTGCCGGGCGTGGTCGCCTACATCGCCATCGCCGGGGAATCCCCGCCGCTCCTGGCCGTGGCCGGCGGCTGGCTGTGGACGATGGGGATGCACACCTTCTCCGCGGTCCCGGACATCGAACCCGACCGCGAGGCCGGTATCGACACCACCGCGACGGTGCTCGGCGAGCGCCCGACGCTCGTCTACTGTGGGGCGGTCTGGCTCGCCGCCGCAGTCCTGATGGGCCTGCTCCACCCCTTCCTGGGCGCGGTCTTCGGAGCCTATCCCGTCCTGACGGTCCTCTTTGCGCTCTCTTCGGTGTCGGTGGACCGCGCGTACTGGTGGTTTCCGGTCATCAACACGGTCGCCGGCGCGGCCCTGACGATGGGCGGGGTCTGGGTGGTTCTGAATGGGTGA
- the cruF gene encoding bisanhydrobacterioruberin hydratase, with protein sequence MSEGVVASARSVDRRDVEALLDRLVRNNRFTIAVVFPVTGALLLLASAEGLLPEVLSFNPYLVLLGTVVMRLPLVGGLAPLLDRRAALALGALVAYAYGIEAVGLATGWPYGEFSYGVALGPTLGGELPLGLPVFFLPLVLNSYLLCLLLLGERANNPTVRLGTVIAAVIAVDLVLDPGAVALGFWSYAEGGYYGVPLSNYAGWVLSATVSVLAVDLAFSRAALLARVRECPYVLDDLVSFVLLWGGVNAFYGAWVPVAVAGLFAVGLVRLDRFDFRVWERVAGRQSG encoded by the coding sequence ATGAGCGAGGGGGTGGTCGCCTCGGCACGCTCTGTCGACCGCCGGGACGTCGAGGCGTTGCTCGACCGGCTGGTCCGGAACAACCGCTTTACCATCGCCGTCGTCTTCCCGGTGACCGGGGCACTCCTGCTGCTCGCGAGCGCCGAAGGGCTGCTCCCCGAGGTGCTCTCGTTCAACCCGTATCTGGTCCTGCTCGGGACGGTGGTGATGCGGCTTCCGCTGGTCGGCGGGCTCGCCCCCCTCCTCGACCGCCGGGCAGCGCTGGCACTGGGCGCGCTCGTGGCCTACGCCTACGGGATCGAGGCCGTCGGGCTCGCGACCGGGTGGCCCTACGGGGAGTTCTCCTACGGGGTCGCGCTGGGGCCGACCCTCGGCGGCGAGCTTCCCCTGGGACTCCCGGTCTTTTTCCTCCCGCTGGTGCTCAACAGCTACCTGCTCTGTCTCCTCCTGCTCGGCGAGCGGGCGAACAACCCCACAGTCAGGCTCGGGACGGTCATCGCCGCGGTCATCGCGGTCGACCTCGTGCTCGACCCCGGCGCGGTCGCGCTCGGGTTCTGGTCGTACGCGGAGGGGGGATACTACGGCGTCCCGCTGAGCAACTACGCCGGGTGGGTGCTGAGTGCGACGGTGTCCGTCCTGGCTGTCGACCTGGCGTTCAGCCGGGCGGCCCTGCTCGCTCGCGTGCGCGAGTGCCCGTACGTGCTCGACGACCTGGTGAGCTTCGTGTTGCTGTGGGGAGGAGTCAACGCCTTCTACGGGGCGTGGGTGCCGGTCGCAGTCGCGGGGCTGTTCGCGGTCGGGCTGGTCCGCCTCGACCGCTTCGACTTCCGGGTCTGGGAGCGGGTCGCCGGCCGGCAGTCAGGATAG
- a CDS encoding universal stress protein has product MSRLLVGTDGPETSERLLGYLSDALGADDEVCIVTSEPGGDETTSDEMATGEEALDILQEGLGEAVVERHQFVRGNEPIEDLLAAADDFDADEYVIGIRKRTPVGKMVFGSTAQNLLLEADRAVRCVPLIE; this is encoded by the coding sequence ATGTCACGCCTGCTGGTCGGCACGGACGGACCGGAGACGAGTGAACGACTCCTCGGTTACCTCTCGGATGCGCTCGGGGCCGACGACGAGGTCTGTATCGTCACCTCCGAGCCCGGCGGCGACGAGACCACGAGCGACGAGATGGCCACAGGCGAGGAAGCCCTCGACATCCTGCAGGAGGGGCTGGGGGAGGCCGTCGTCGAGCGCCACCAGTTCGTCCGCGGGAACGAGCCGATCGAGGACCTGCTGGCCGCGGCCGACGACTTCGACGCCGACGAGTACGTCATCGGCATCCGCAAGCGCACCCCCGTGGGGAAGATGGTCTTCGGCTCGACCGCTCAAAACCTCCTGCTCGAGGCCGACCGGGCCGTCCGGTGTGTCCCGCTCATCGAGTGA
- a CDS encoding phytoene/squalene synthase family protein, with translation MDESQLTEGKAIHKRTGQTFYYATRLLPTRIREQTYVLYGFFRIADEVVDGDNGLRPDEQRRRLEEIREAALGQTEAHEPVVDAFAELRERNGIPDREVEEFIDAMQADIDTDRYETREDLAGYTRGSAAAVGHMMTAIMEPDDPEAAHPHAGTLGEAFQLTNFIRDVREDIRELDRVYLPLETLEAHGSSVEEIRNCEPTPEFRAAVRAELLRTENKYREGVAGIEYLPEDCQFAVLLAAVLYAEHHRLVRDRNFDVLTRRPSLSRRRKLWTVAKTWWHWRRLKDPVSVFRRVSAVPTSDGETPGADEGPHVPHPE, from the coding sequence GTGGACGAGTCCCAGCTCACCGAAGGGAAGGCCATCCACAAACGGACCGGCCAGACCTTCTACTATGCGACCCGTCTGCTCCCGACGCGGATCAGGGAGCAGACGTACGTACTCTACGGCTTCTTCCGGATCGCGGACGAGGTAGTCGACGGCGACAACGGCCTGCGCCCCGACGAACAGCGCCGGCGGCTCGAGGAGATCCGCGAGGCGGCTCTCGGGCAGACAGAGGCGCACGAACCGGTCGTCGACGCCTTCGCCGAACTCCGCGAGCGCAACGGTATCCCCGACCGGGAGGTCGAGGAGTTCATCGACGCCATGCAGGCGGACATCGACACCGACCGCTACGAGACCCGCGAGGACCTCGCAGGGTACACCCGCGGCTCCGCGGCCGCGGTCGGGCACATGATGACCGCGATCATGGAACCGGACGACCCCGAGGCCGCCCACCCACACGCCGGCACGCTGGGCGAGGCGTTCCAGCTCACCAACTTCATCCGCGACGTCCGCGAGGACATCCGCGAACTCGACCGGGTGTACCTCCCTCTGGAGACCCTGGAGGCCCACGGGTCGAGCGTCGAGGAGATCCGGAACTGCGAGCCCACCCCGGAGTTCCGGGCTGCGGTCCGGGCGGAGCTTCTGCGCACCGAGAACAAGTACCGCGAGGGCGTGGCGGGCATCGAGTACCTCCCGGAGGACTGCCAGTTCGCCGTGTTGCTGGCTGCGGTGCTGTACGCCGAGCACCACCGGCTGGTGCGCGACCGGAACTTCGACGTGCTGACCCGCCGGCCGTCGCTGTCGCGGCGCCGCAAGCTGTGGACGGTCGCGAAGACCTGGTGGCACTGGCGCCGGCTCAAGGACCCTGTCTCGGTGTTCCGGCGGGTCAGCGCCGTCCCGACCAGCGACGGCGAGACCCCCGGGGCCGACGAGGGTCCCCACGTCCCCCACCCGGAGTAG